A genome region from Nitrospirota bacterium includes the following:
- a CDS encoding HlyD family type I secretion periplasmic adaptor subunit gives MPSPESEGGKGPPATLGRHLDVWRGAWLEQQKEAKSLALSAREAEFLPAVLEIQESPPSPIGRAITWLIIGLFVSAVVWATVGTMDIVSVAQGKIIPSGYSKVIQPLESGVISAIHVRDGQEVKAGDVLIDLDSTMNAADEEKTANEYRAAKMESARLRALLAWKDTIEVPPGSDPHYVELQLQLLHDQLAEQRARLGAVQQQVEQRKAAIDGTKSEITKLQTTLPMLTQKAEAYRKLLKDQYVAELQYLDAEQARVEAVQNLESQKKRLNQDQAALAEAERNYDRMKSDIQQGRMAELAANETKASSLAQEAVKAGQKTGQQRLIAPIDGVVQQLAVHTIGGVVTPAQQLMLVVPREHQLEVEAMVENKDIGFVKEGQPVEVKIETFPFTIYGAIPGKVLTVSDDAIEQEKVGLVYAARVSMERSTIDLGDKVVTLSPGMAVTVDIQTGQRRLIEFILSPLLKSLKESARER, from the coding sequence ATGCCATCGCCTGAATCCGAAGGCGGCAAAGGGCCGCCCGCCACGCTTGGCCGGCACTTGGATGTCTGGCGCGGGGCCTGGCTGGAGCAGCAGAAAGAAGCCAAGAGCCTCGCGCTGAGCGCCAGGGAAGCGGAGTTCCTGCCTGCTGTGTTGGAAATCCAGGAGTCCCCGCCCTCGCCGATCGGCCGGGCGATCACCTGGCTAATCATCGGGCTCTTCGTATCGGCGGTCGTGTGGGCGACGGTCGGGACGATGGACATCGTGTCGGTCGCGCAGGGCAAGATCATCCCGAGCGGCTATTCGAAAGTGATCCAACCGCTGGAGAGCGGCGTCATCTCCGCGATCCACGTCCGGGACGGGCAAGAAGTGAAGGCCGGCGACGTCCTGATCGACCTGGATTCGACGATGAATGCGGCGGACGAGGAGAAGACCGCCAACGAGTACCGCGCCGCCAAAATGGAGAGCGCGCGTTTGCGCGCCCTGCTTGCGTGGAAAGACACGATCGAAGTGCCGCCCGGTTCGGATCCCCACTATGTGGAACTCCAACTTCAGCTCCTGCACGATCAGTTGGCCGAGCAGCGGGCCAGGCTGGGAGCCGTGCAGCAGCAGGTCGAGCAGCGCAAGGCGGCAATTGACGGCACCAAGAGCGAGATCACGAAACTTCAAACCACGCTGCCGATGCTCACGCAAAAAGCCGAAGCCTATAGGAAGCTGCTCAAGGACCAGTATGTGGCGGAGTTGCAATATCTGGACGCGGAGCAAGCCCGGGTCGAAGCGGTGCAGAACCTGGAAAGCCAGAAGAAGAGGCTGAATCAGGACCAGGCGGCGCTCGCTGAGGCGGAGCGGAACTACGATCGGATGAAGTCGGATATCCAGCAGGGTCGGATGGCCGAATTGGCCGCCAACGAAACTAAAGCCTCCTCGCTGGCCCAGGAAGCGGTGAAAGCCGGCCAGAAGACCGGCCAGCAGCGGCTGATCGCGCCGATCGATGGCGTCGTCCAGCAGCTCGCTGTCCATACGATCGGTGGGGTGGTGACGCCCGCGCAACAGTTGATGCTTGTGGTGCCCAGGGAGCACCAACTGGAAGTGGAAGCCATGGTCGAGAACAAGGACATTGGGTTCGTCAAAGAGGGGCAGCCGGTCGAAGTCAAGATTGAAACCTTTCCCTTTACCATCTACGGCGCGATTCCCGGCAAGGTGTTGACGGTCTCCGACGACGCGATTGAACAGGAGAAGGTCGGCCTGGTGTATGCGGCTCGGGTAAGCATGGAGCGTTCGACCATCGATCTCGGCGACAAGGTGGTGACGCTCTCGCCCGGGATGGCCGTCACCGTGGATATCCAGACCGGCCAGCGGCGTCTGATCGAGTTCATCCTGAGCCCGTTGCTGAAGTCTCTGAAGGAATCCGCCCGCGAACGGTGA
- a CDS encoding potassium channel protein, with protein sequence MARYRRLIIAFVLIAGVNLALAGGYWMINQGRTNQDGSEITYLQCLYMTVVSTFTVGYGELVPVTTAADRIYTMLVIVIGLGTMGYALSQMTAFVVEGDLKEIIERRKMEKSIAALRDHCLVCGAGDVGRYVIEELLATKRPFVAVDTDEAQVKKLAAKQPFPYVVGDATDEAVLAQAGITVAAGVLCALPNDRDNLVLAMTCRQLNPKIRIVAQAHDVKLSHRIKSAGADAVVSPQFIGGMRLVSEMVRPTVVSFLDLMLRDMDKAMRVEEVQVQPGSTLAGTKLVERIIANSNVLVMALKEPGADKFLYVPPSDALLRPGCTLVVLGETDAVARLKEAGNGIVQA encoded by the coding sequence ATGGCCCGCTACCGTCGCCTCATCATTGCCTTCGTGTTGATCGCCGGCGTGAATCTCGCGCTGGCGGGCGGCTACTGGATGATCAACCAGGGCCGCACGAATCAGGACGGATCAGAGATCACCTACCTGCAATGTCTCTACATGACGGTGGTCTCGACCTTTACTGTGGGCTACGGGGAGTTGGTGCCGGTCACCACGGCGGCGGACCGGATTTACACGATGCTCGTGATCGTGATCGGCCTGGGCACTATGGGTTATGCGTTGAGCCAAATGACGGCCTTCGTCGTCGAGGGCGATCTGAAAGAGATCATAGAGAGGCGCAAGATGGAGAAGAGTATCGCGGCCTTGCGGGACCATTGCCTGGTGTGTGGCGCGGGGGATGTGGGGCGTTATGTGATTGAGGAATTGTTGGCGACGAAGCGGCCGTTCGTGGCCGTGGATACGGATGAAGCGCAGGTCAAAAAACTGGCGGCCAAACAGCCGTTTCCCTACGTCGTGGGGGACGCGACCGACGAAGCGGTGTTGGCGCAGGCCGGGATCACAGTCGCCGCCGGCGTCCTGTGCGCCCTGCCCAACGACCGGGACAACCTGGTGCTGGCTATGACCTGTCGGCAGCTCAACCCCAAGATCCGGATTGTGGCCCAGGCGCACGATGTCAAACTGTCCCATCGCATCAAAAGCGCCGGGGCCGACGCCGTCGTGTCGCCGCAGTTCATCGGCGGGATGCGGCTGGTCAGCGAGATGGTCCGCCCCACCGTGGTCAGCTTTCTGGATTTGATGCTGCGCGACATGGATAAGGCCATGCGCGTGGAGGAAGTCCAAGTGCAACCCGGTAGCACGTTGGCCGGCACGAAACTGGTGGAGCGCATCATCGCCAATTCCAACGTGTTGGTGATGGCACTGAAGGAGCCGGGAGCCGATAAGTTTCTTTATGTGCCTCCGTCGGACGCTCTGTTGAGGCCGGGTTGCACCTTGGTGGTGCTGGGCGAGACGGATGCCGTAGCCAGATTAAAGGAGGCAGGGAACGGGATCGTGCAAGCCTAG